One region of Miscanthus floridulus cultivar M001 chromosome 19, ASM1932011v1, whole genome shotgun sequence genomic DNA includes:
- the LOC136528690 gene encoding uncharacterized protein At2g34160-like — protein MEEVTEGVNNLAITEPHKKNRIQVSNTKKPLFFYVNLAKSYMQQHQEVELSALGMAIATVVTVAEILKNNGLAVEKKIMTSTIDVKDDSKARPIQKAKIEIVLGKTDKFDELMAAADAEREAAEAEEQS, from the exons ATGGAGGAGGTGACGGAGGGAGTTAACAATCTGGCGATTACGGAGCCGCACAAGAAGAACAGGATTCAGGTCTCCAACACCAAGAAGCCGCTATTTTTCTACGTCAACCTCGCCAAG AGCTACATGCAGCAGCACCAGGAGGTGGAGCTCTCGGCCCTTGGCATGG CCATTGCCACTGTGGTTACTGTTGCTGAAATTCTGAAAAATAATGGGCTCGCTGTTGAAAAGA AGATCATGACATCCACAATTGATGTCAAGGATGATTCAAAGGCCCGCCCAATTCAGAAAGCCAAG ATCGAAATAGTGCTGGGCAAGACAGATAAATTTGATGAGCTGATGGCGGCAGCTGATGCAGAGAGGGAAGCTGCTGAGGCAGAGGAACAGAGCTAA